A DNA window from Hevea brasiliensis isolate MT/VB/25A 57/8 unplaced genomic scaffold, ASM3005281v1 Scaf7, whole genome shotgun sequence contains the following coding sequences:
- the LOC110658036 gene encoding probable serine/threonine-protein kinase PBL7: METRTIGVAAAAPGGPPGNHSLKHHHSHSHLLSQHHTLLSSTSIRIMIISGISIVVLFLIFLIIVMLRRLKSAKNRSRCFKDNNGCINNASCRFIAHTAIAFTSSPDVKGGCLYGSNLGHKSPRKYGGAQVFTYKELEVATDRFSEANVIGNGGFGVVYRGILADGTVAAIKMLRREGKQGERAFRIEANLLSRLHSPYLVELLGYCADQHYRLLIFEFMSNGTLQKHLHHKQYQPLDWGTRLRIALDCARALEFLHEHTIPAVIHRDFKCSNILLDQNFRAKVSDFEFAKMGSEKINGQTSSTRVLGTTGYLAPESASTGKLTTKSDVYSYGVVLLQLLTGRIPVDTKRPPGEHVLVSWALPRLTNREKVVEMVDPSLRGLYSKKDLIQVAAIAAMCVQPEAEYRPLMTDVVQSLIPLVKNLSSTASSRFRNHIVSPSC, translated from the exons ATGGAAACTAGAACCATTGGTGTTGCTGCTGCGGCACCTGGAGGGCCACCCGGCAACCATTCCCTTAAACACCATCATTCTCATTCTCATCTTCTTAGCCAACACCATACCTTACTTTCCTCCACTTCCATTCGTATCATGATCATATCAGGCATCTCAATTGTTGTTCTTTTCCTCATCTTTCTAATTATAGTCATGCTTCGAAGACTCAAATCCGCTAAAAATAGAAGCAGATGCTTTAAAGACAATAATGGTTGTATAAACAACGCCAGTTGCAGGTTCATCGCTCACACCGCCATAGCATTCACTTCTAGCCCAG ATGTGAAGGGAGGTTGCCTATATGGAAGCAATTTGGGTCATAAATCTCCGAGAAAGTATGGAGGAGCCCAAGTTTTCACATACAAGGAGCTTGAAGTGGCCACAGACAGATTCAGTGAAGCAAATGTAATAGGAAATGGAGGTTTTGGAGTGGTGTACAGAGGTATCCTGGCAGATGGTACTGTGGCTGCCATTAAGATGCTGCGTAGGGAAGGAAAGCAAGGGGAACGTGCATTCAGGATAGAGGCAA ACCTTCTAAGCAGGTTGCATTCCCCATACTTGGTGGAACTACTTGGCTACTGTGCTGACCAGCACTATAGGCTCCTAATTTTTGAATTCATGTCTAATGGTACACTTCAAAAACATCTCCATCACAAGCAATATCAGCCACTGGATTGGGGGACCCGGTTACGGATAGCCCTTGATTGTGCTAGGGCCCTAGAGTTCCTCCATGAACATACAATCCCAGCAGTTATCCACCGTGATTTTAAGTGCAGCAACATTTTGCTTGATCAAAATTTCCGTGCCAAGGTTTCAGATTTTGAATTTGCCAAGATGGGTTCAGAAAAGATCAATGGTCAGACGTCATCAACACGTGTGCTGGGGACCACAGGTTATCTTGCTCCAGA GTCTGCCTCGACAGGTAAGCTGACGACAAAATCAGATGTATACAGCTATGGTGTTGTTCTTTTACAGCTCCTAACTGGCCGGATACCCGTGGACACCAAGCGGCCTCCTGGTGAACATGTCCTTGTCTCCtgg GCTCTTCCAAGGTTAACTAATAGAGAAAAGGTAGTGGAAATGGTTGACCCATCTCTTCGAGGCCTCTACTCAAAGAAAGATTTAATTCAG GTAGCTGCCATTGCAGCCATGTGTGTGCAACCCGAAGCAGAATACCGGCCTTTAATGACAGACGTGGTGCAGTCACTAATCCCTCTGGTCAAGAACCTCTCTTCCACTGCTTCCTCTAGATTTCGGAATCACATAGTTAGTCCCAGCTGTTAG